In one Mucilaginibacter sp. PAMB04168 genomic region, the following are encoded:
- a CDS encoding outer membrane beta-barrel family protein has translation MKSILYNTLLLLGLTTCLGTVKAQNTAPTGKITGSVITEQGKPADFATVSLLRVKDSSIVKSSLTNESGQYAIERVVAGTYLIKATIIGYDKSVSGPVTVAANAVVSVPVLKLVPGSNSLKAVSVVATKPLIERKIDRTVMNVENSVLAAGNSAMEILERAPGVTVDKDDNISLKGKQGVTVMIDGKLTYLSAQQLSSLLRSTDGNSIQSIEIITNPSAKYDAAGNSGIINIKMKKNRNAGTNGSIAATGGYGNNHKASSSLNLNHKDGKLNVFGNYSYFNNKRPQDINLNRTINNAGVNTFFNESTDMLGSRSAHNYKLGADYDLSKTNTLGIQLTGYNSSFDANTFNNTLISLDRINNSAVTTTRNTSAERYNNITANINNRIVLDTLGKELSMDADYSHFANRQSNNYTNNFFQADGSTLKYGSLLRNNLPTKINIATYKADYTNPIGKTMKLEAGIKFSYVGTDNDLRTDSILNGNWVTDAGRTNLYKYTENINAGYFNFSKSWKKTSVQAGLRAEQTNSKGDSRDIYNVATVNDRHYLSLFPSVFVNHEFSDNHSLGLNYSRRIDRPSYDDLNSFTQILNAYTYVQGNPNLKPQYTNSYELSYTFKKRFNATLGYSLTTDVMAEVPRQIDDKKITFITRENLAEQNSFNLNLSLPFGITKWWNMNNNVTGFYLGFKSAALELDNGQYALQGNSINTFTLSKTVKFEGTFNYQSPLTYALFHIGHQYNFDAGISKSFAQKKANLKFSVSDVFNTRKQNLTVRQGNLNFNVFQKNETRVARLTFTYNFGNSKIQARKRTTGSDAEKSRVKSGN, from the coding sequence ATGAAATCAATATTATATAACACACTTTTACTTTTAGGGCTTACAACCTGCCTAGGTACAGTAAAAGCACAAAATACAGCCCCTACCGGCAAAATCACCGGTTCGGTAATTACAGAACAAGGAAAACCTGCCGATTTTGCTACCGTTAGCCTGTTACGCGTTAAAGACTCTTCTATAGTAAAAAGCAGCCTAACCAACGAAAGCGGCCAATACGCTATTGAGCGTGTTGTAGCCGGTACTTATTTAATTAAAGCCACCATTATAGGGTATGATAAATCAGTTAGCGGACCAGTAACCGTTGCTGCAAACGCTGTAGTAAGCGTGCCCGTGCTGAAACTTGTACCAGGCAGCAACAGCTTAAAAGCTGTAAGTGTTGTAGCCACCAAGCCCTTAATTGAACGCAAGATAGACCGCACCGTAATGAATGTGGAGAACAGTGTGTTGGCCGCCGGCAATTCTGCCATGGAGATTTTGGAGCGCGCCCCTGGTGTTACGGTTGATAAGGATGACAACATAAGCTTAAAAGGCAAACAAGGTGTTACTGTGATGATTGATGGTAAGCTTACCTACCTTTCGGCACAACAGCTATCAAGCCTGCTGCGTTCTACTGATGGCAACTCTATTCAATCCATAGAAATTATCACCAACCCATCGGCTAAATATGATGCTGCCGGTAATTCAGGCATCATTAACATTAAGATGAAAAAGAACCGCAACGCCGGTACTAACGGCAGTATTGCAGCTACAGGCGGTTATGGCAACAATCACAAAGCCAGTTCATCATTAAACTTAAACCATAAAGATGGTAAGCTAAATGTTTTTGGTAACTACAGCTACTTTAACAACAAACGTCCGCAGGATATAAACCTGAACCGGACTATAAACAATGCCGGTGTTAATACATTTTTTAACGAGTCGACCGATATGTTAGGCAGTCGTAGCGCTCACAATTATAAATTAGGTGCAGACTATGATTTGAGCAAAACCAACACGCTTGGCATTCAACTAACCGGATACAACTCATCGTTTGATGCCAATACTTTCAATAACACACTAATTAGTCTGGATCGGATCAATAACAGTGCGGTGACCACAACCCGCAACACATCTGCCGAGAGATATAACAACATTACCGCTAATATTAACAACCGGATTGTTTTAGACACTTTAGGCAAAGAGTTAAGTATGGATGCCGATTATTCACACTTCGCTAACAGGCAGAGTAATAATTACACCAACAACTTTTTCCAGGCTGATGGCAGCACTTTGAAATATGGCTCGTTGCTTAGAAACAACCTGCCTACCAAAATAAACATTGCCACCTACAAAGCCGATTATACCAACCCAATTGGCAAAACCATGAAGTTGGAAGCAGGTATAAAATTTAGCTATGTGGGTACTGATAATGATTTACGTACCGACTCGATATTGAACGGTAATTGGGTAACAGATGCCGGACGCACTAACCTGTACAAGTACACTGAAAACATTAATGCCGGTTATTTTAACTTTAGTAAGAGCTGGAAAAAAACCTCAGTTCAGGCTGGTTTGCGTGCGGAGCAAACGAACTCTAAAGGCGATTCACGCGACATTTACAATGTAGCCACCGTGAACGACAGACATTACCTGAGCTTATTTCCAAGCGTGTTTGTAAACCATGAATTTTCGGACAATCACAGCCTCGGGTTAAATTACAGCCGCCGTATAGATCGCCCAAGTTATGATGACCTGAACAGCTTTACCCAGATACTGAACGCTTACACTTATGTGCAAGGTAATCCTAATTTAAAGCCACAGTACACCAACTCTTATGAATTGTCATACACTTTTAAAAAGAGGTTTAATGCTACTTTAGGCTACAGCCTAACAACCGATGTAATGGCTGAGGTACCTAGACAAATTGACGATAAAAAGATAACTTTTATTACCCGCGAAAACCTGGCCGAGCAAAATTCATTTAACCTGAACCTAAGCCTACCGTTCGGTATCACCAAATGGTGGAACATGAATAACAACGTTACCGGTTTTTACCTGGGCTTTAAATCTGCTGCACTTGAATTAGATAACGGGCAGTATGCCCTTCAAGGCAATTCAATCAACACCTTTACCTTAAGTAAAACCGTAAAATTTGAAGGAACCTTTAACTATCAGTCTCCGTTAACCTACGCTTTATTCCATATTGGTCATCAATATAACTTTGATGCAGGTATCAGTAAATCTTTTGCGCAGAAAAAAGCTAATTTGAAATTTTCGGTTAGCGATGTGTTTAACACCCGTAAGCAAAACTTAACAGTGCGCCAGGGCAACTTAAACTTCAACGTGTTCCAAAAGAATGAAACGCGTGTGGCCCGCTTAACTTTCACTTATAATTTTGGTAACAGCAAAATACAAGCTCGCAAACGCACTACGGGTTCTGATGCGGAGAAAAGCCGTGTAAAATCGGGTAACTAA
- a CDS encoding SusC/RagA family TonB-linked outer membrane protein, with protein MKKLLLLSLCMVLLFFGQSYAQDRTVTGTVTGKDDGQPLPGVVVKIKGTQSAVSTDGFGKYSIKAPANSALVFSFIGYVQLEAAAKGNVLNVALEPNVKQLGEVVVTALGTRREKKSLGYAQTTVTAEQINASSSINLFSGIQGKVAGVNISNTSGSPGGSTKVIIRSFSSITGSNQPLYIVDGVPIDNSRPGSDNNFDFGNNANDIDPNSIESMSILKGSAATALYGSRGSNGVILITTKRGKAGKPVVDVTLGTTLTSLASVYNPQKVFGQGWDSQSYISENGNWGPKFDGVVRPWGAIVNNSQLLKPFSYVDNNVKNAFDTGFETNNQIALSGGNETSTYYMSYGNVYSNGILPTSNDSYKRNNFSLKGSTSYKGFTAEASMNYVSKASRFVATGQGDSGIGAGFYEEILQIPGNIPIRDLRDYKNRYFNVDNYFTPFAENPYYVLNENGSRYRSDRIYGNINLNYKANKWLSFQIQQGVDVNNAGDKIWHNVNSPVPGSWNGGDDTIDPTNPEGAKRAADVGNVIEESFKQFEYDSKLNALFNTTITSDFDVNGLVGVNYNDRGTRSLYTEVQGLTIPGFYQLSNTSNLPTASESETHRRLLGVYGQATFGYKRYLYLTLTGRNDWSSTLPKGGNSYFYPGASLAYNIIESLGLQNTAVSSAKLRASYGKTGSDTDPYRIINTLNATNVVLGFGNNTLPFNGVPGYTINNQLNNGTLKPETQTELELGAEANFFKNRLGFDFTYYARVKKDQILPVATAPSSGYTTAILNFGKVRNRGIELAIHGTPIQTKTVTWDVNYNFTRNRNLVLELNNGLEKAVLTSAYDAQFAAIAGQPLGVFLAPVPVYDPEGRIVVNNQGFPVTSTALGNYGTSQSDFQMGLSNSIRVKNFALSFTFDWRQGGRFYSGTADLLNFVGADQKTLYNDRRPFIVPNSVQAVAGPNGTTTYVENTTPISEINYDDYYYTNQNKGIAYQNRILDKTFVKLRELTLSYTLPVAIAQKIGAQRAMFTVFGRNLYTWLPKRNQTIDPEVSNQGIDLTSEFGEFRTAPPLRYFGASLKVSF; from the coding sequence ATGAAGAAACTTCTACTTCTGAGTTTGTGCATGGTTTTGCTCTTTTTTGGGCAGAGTTATGCGCAAGACCGTACAGTAACAGGTACGGTTACAGGTAAAGACGACGGACAACCCCTACCTGGCGTTGTTGTGAAAATTAAAGGGACCCAATCTGCGGTTAGTACGGATGGGTTCGGTAAATACTCTATCAAGGCGCCAGCCAACAGTGCTTTGGTGTTTTCATTTATCGGCTACGTTCAACTTGAGGCTGCAGCTAAAGGCAACGTACTGAATGTTGCCTTGGAGCCTAACGTAAAGCAACTAGGTGAGGTAGTGGTAACAGCTTTAGGTACACGCCGCGAAAAGAAATCATTAGGCTATGCCCAAACAACAGTTACTGCTGAGCAAATTAATGCTTCATCATCAATAAACCTGTTTAGTGGTATACAAGGTAAAGTAGCTGGTGTTAACATTTCTAACACTTCGGGTTCACCCGGTGGTTCAACTAAGGTGATTATCCGTAGTTTCTCTTCTATCACTGGAAGTAACCAGCCTTTATACATCGTTGATGGTGTGCCAATTGACAACTCTCGCCCCGGCTCTGATAATAACTTCGACTTTGGTAACAACGCGAACGACATCGATCCTAACTCTATTGAGAGCATGAGCATTCTGAAAGGTTCAGCTGCAACTGCTCTATACGGCTCTCGTGGTTCAAACGGTGTTATTTTAATTACTACTAAAAGAGGTAAAGCAGGCAAGCCTGTTGTTGACGTTACACTGGGTACTACCCTAACAAGCTTGGCTTCAGTATATAACCCTCAAAAGGTTTTTGGACAGGGCTGGGATTCTCAATCTTACATATCTGAAAATGGTAACTGGGGCCCCAAATTTGATGGTGTAGTAAGGCCTTGGGGTGCTATTGTAAATAACTCACAATTGCTTAAGCCATTTTCTTATGTAGATAATAACGTAAAGAATGCTTTTGATACTGGTTTTGAAACCAACAACCAGATTGCCTTAAGCGGTGGTAACGAAACGTCTACCTATTACATGTCATACGGTAATGTATATAGCAATGGTATTCTGCCAACCAGCAACGATAGCTATAAAAGAAACAACTTCAGCTTAAAAGGATCTACCTCTTACAAAGGCTTTACTGCCGAGGCTTCAATGAACTACGTAAGCAAAGCTTCGAGGTTTGTAGCTACCGGCCAGGGTGATTCTGGTATTGGTGCTGGTTTTTATGAGGAAATACTGCAAATTCCGGGTAACATTCCAATCCGTGACTTACGCGATTACAAGAACCGGTATTTCAACGTAGATAATTACTTTACGCCATTTGCTGAAAACCCATACTACGTTTTAAACGAAAACGGCAGCCGTTATCGCAGTGACAGGATTTACGGTAACATTAACCTGAATTACAAAGCCAACAAATGGCTGTCATTCCAGATACAGCAAGGTGTTGACGTTAATAATGCCGGCGACAAAATCTGGCATAATGTAAACAGCCCTGTGCCGGGCAGCTGGAACGGTGGAGATGATACAATAGATCCAACCAATCCGGAAGGCGCTAAGCGCGCAGCTGATGTTGGTAACGTTATTGAGGAATCGTTTAAGCAATTTGAATATGATTCAAAACTTAACGCCTTATTCAATACAACAATTACATCAGACTTTGACGTGAATGGCTTGGTAGGTGTGAACTATAATGACAGAGGTACCCGTAGCCTGTATACTGAAGTTCAAGGATTAACTATTCCTGGATTCTATCAACTATCTAATACTTCTAACTTGCCAACTGCTAGTGAATCAGAAACACATCGCCGTTTATTAGGTGTATACGGACAGGCAACATTTGGCTACAAACGTTACCTTTATTTAACCCTTACAGGCCGTAACGACTGGTCTTCAACACTACCTAAAGGTGGTAACAGCTATTTTTATCCAGGAGCTAGCTTAGCGTATAACATAATTGAGTCGTTAGGTTTACAAAACACTGCTGTTTCGAGCGCTAAATTAAGAGCGAGCTATGGTAAAACCGGTAGTGATACAGATCCATATCGTATTATTAACACGCTTAACGCTACAAACGTGGTTTTGGGCTTTGGTAATAATACATTACCTTTTAATGGAGTTCCAGGTTATACCATCAATAACCAGTTAAACAACGGCACGCTGAAGCCTGAAACGCAAACCGAGCTCGAGTTGGGTGCCGAAGCTAACTTCTTTAAAAACCGTTTAGGTTTTGATTTTACCTACTACGCCCGTGTTAAAAAAGATCAAATATTACCGGTTGCTACAGCTCCTTCATCAGGATACACCACTGCGATATTGAACTTTGGTAAAGTAAGAAACCGTGGTATTGAGCTTGCCATTCATGGCACCCCAATACAGACCAAAACAGTTACCTGGGATGTAAACTACAATTTTACACGCAACCGCAACTTGGTACTTGAATTAAATAACGGTCTTGAAAAAGCTGTATTGACTTCTGCCTATGATGCTCAATTTGCTGCTATAGCTGGCCAACCATTGGGAGTTTTCCTGGCACCTGTACCAGTTTATGATCCAGAAGGCCGTATTGTAGTTAACAACCAGGGCTTCCCGGTTACTTCTACAGCGTTGGGTAACTATGGTACATCACAATCTGATTTTCAGATGGGCTTAAGCAACAGTATCCGCGTAAAAAACTTTGCACTAAGTTTTACATTTGACTGGCGTCAGGGTGGCCGTTTCTATTCTGGAACTGCAGATTTGTTGAATTTTGTGGGTGCTGATCAAAAAACATTATATAATGATCGTCGTCCGTTCATCGTTCCTAATTCGGTACAAGCTGTTGCAGGCCCAAATGGTACGACAACGTATGTAGAAAACACTACACCTATCAGCGAAATCAATTACGACGATTACTACTATACTAACCAAAACAAGGGGATAGCTTACCAAAACCGTATTTTGGACAAAACCTTCGTTAAGTTGCGTGAACTTACATTGTCTTACACTCTCCCAGTAGCTATTGCTCAAAAGATAGGTGCACAAAGAGCAATGTTTACGGTATTTGGCCGCAACCTATATACATGGTTGCCAAAACGTAATCAAACTATTGATCCGGAAGTGTCTAACCAGGGTATAGATTTGACCAGTGAGTTTGGAGAGTTTAGAACAGCACCTCCGTTAAGATATTTCGGAGCGTCATTGAAAGTTTCATTTTAA
- a CDS encoding M14 metallopeptidase family protein: MKKIFTLLLLCSSLIRSVSAQGLQSPAQFLGYELGSQYTYHYRIAEYVRHVAQNSKLVKLQSYGTTNEGRPLMVAFVGSEENIARLDDIRKHNLYLAGLSNGPATLSNAPAIVWLSYNVHGNEPSSSEAALQTLYDLVNPANTRTQAWLKNTVIVIDPCLNPDGRDRYVNYYNQTRGLLPDPNSSSREHIEPWPGGRVNHYYFDLNRDWAWQTQKEVQGRVGLYNQWLPQIHVDFHEQGFNNPYYFAPAAEPFHKDITPWQREFQTTIGKNNAKYFDQNGWLYFTKEVFDLLYPSYGDTYPLYNGSIGMTYEQGGGPTGGLAVTMRSGDTLTLADRIAHHHSNGLSTVETASNNASKILAEYKKYFDDGQNNPPGIYKTYVVKNDNEDKMRKLQELLYANQITFSVGTSRQASGYNYFNGKNESFTINKNDMVISAYQPKAVLLNVLLEPKTFIADSNTYDITAWSLPYAYGLKAYGLKDAINKPAPGKNEEVVLAHQPAKPVQTGKAYAYVAQWTSVEDVKFLSALLQNGIKVRYASDAFTVGNKKFNAGSIIITRASNSQPNFDRMINEISERYSRTLTPLATGFADTGADLGSSAVGFITKPRVMLVSGEGVSANDMGEVWHFFEQQIGYPVSIVRYQDLGRIKLSDFDVAILPDGRYSNFPLDRLQDWVNDGGKLIAMGGAIRQFADKKGFALKSKDEKKDDKDGKKTPDLSAYNSRDRESIKYNVPGAIFKVYLDNTHPLGYGYPPFYYTLKLGDDIYDYLDNSGVNVGVLKKDSYVSGFAGQKAKEKLSNGLLFGVQSMGRGSIVYLTDDPLFRSFWENGKLLFSNAVFMVN; this comes from the coding sequence ATGAAGAAAATCTTTACGCTTTTATTGCTGTGTTCAAGCTTAATCCGTTCAGTTTCCGCCCAGGGCTTGCAGTCTCCAGCGCAATTTTTAGGGTATGAGCTGGGTAGTCAGTACACTTACCATTACCGCATTGCAGAGTATGTAAGGCATGTTGCACAAAACTCTAAACTGGTTAAGTTACAGTCTTATGGCACCACTAATGAGGGGCGCCCGCTTATGGTAGCTTTTGTAGGCAGTGAAGAGAATATAGCCCGGTTGGATGATATCCGAAAGCACAATCTTTACCTGGCCGGCTTAAGTAACGGACCCGCAACCTTGAGCAACGCACCTGCTATTGTTTGGTTGAGCTATAACGTGCATGGCAACGAGCCCAGCAGCAGTGAGGCTGCGCTCCAAACGTTGTATGATTTAGTTAACCCCGCTAACACGCGTACGCAAGCCTGGCTAAAAAATACAGTTATCGTAATTGACCCCTGCCTTAACCCCGACGGGCGCGACCGGTACGTAAACTATTATAACCAAACACGCGGCTTACTGCCCGATCCCAATTCATCATCGCGCGAGCATATTGAACCCTGGCCGGGCGGGCGCGTAAATCATTATTATTTTGACTTAAACCGCGACTGGGCCTGGCAAACACAAAAAGAAGTGCAAGGCAGGGTAGGGTTGTACAACCAATGGCTGCCGCAAATTCATGTGGATTTTCACGAGCAGGGCTTCAATAACCCATATTATTTTGCACCTGCTGCAGAGCCTTTTCATAAAGATATCACGCCATGGCAACGCGAGTTTCAGACTACCATTGGCAAAAATAACGCTAAGTACTTTGACCAAAATGGCTGGCTATACTTTACTAAAGAAGTGTTTGATTTACTTTATCCATCATACGGTGATACTTATCCGCTTTATAACGGCTCTATTGGTATGACCTACGAACAGGGTGGCGGGCCTACAGGTGGTTTGGCAGTTACTATGCGTAGCGGCGATACCTTAACCCTGGCCGACCGTATTGCTCACCATCACTCAAATGGGCTAAGTACCGTAGAAACGGCATCTAATAATGCGTCTAAAATACTTGCGGAGTATAAAAAGTATTTTGATGATGGGCAAAACAACCCTCCCGGCATATATAAAACTTACGTTGTTAAAAACGACAATGAGGATAAGATGAGGAAGCTGCAAGAGCTATTGTACGCTAATCAAATTACGTTTTCGGTAGGCACAAGCCGACAGGCCAGCGGTTATAACTACTTTAATGGTAAAAACGAAAGTTTTACTATTAATAAAAACGATATGGTTATTAGCGCTTACCAACCCAAAGCGGTATTGTTGAATGTGCTGTTAGAACCCAAAACTTTCATTGCAGACTCTAACACCTATGACATCACCGCATGGTCGTTACCTTATGCGTATGGCTTAAAAGCTTACGGATTAAAGGACGCCATTAATAAACCGGCACCCGGCAAAAATGAAGAAGTTGTGTTAGCACATCAGCCAGCCAAACCTGTACAAACTGGAAAGGCCTATGCTTATGTAGCGCAGTGGACCTCTGTAGAAGACGTGAAGTTTTTATCGGCATTGCTGCAAAACGGTATTAAGGTGCGCTATGCATCAGATGCGTTTACAGTGGGCAATAAGAAGTTCAATGCCGGTTCTATCATTATCACACGTGCCAGTAACAGTCAGCCCAATTTTGACCGGATGATTAACGAGATAAGTGAACGCTACTCGCGCACGCTTACACCTTTAGCCACGGGTTTTGCCGATACCGGTGCCGATTTGGGTTCCAGCGCAGTAGGTTTTATAACCAAGCCACGTGTAATGTTGGTATCAGGCGAGGGCGTCTCAGCCAATGATATGGGCGAGGTATGGCACTTTTTTGAACAGCAGATTGGTTACCCGGTATCTATTGTACGTTACCAGGATTTAGGCAGGATTAAACTGAGCGATTTTGACGTAGCAATATTGCCCGATGGCCGCTACTCAAATTTTCCGTTAGATCGTTTGCAGGATTGGGTTAATGATGGAGGCAAACTGATTGCCATGGGAGGTGCTATCCGCCAGTTTGCTGACAAAAAAGGATTTGCCTTAAAAAGTAAGGACGAAAAAAAGGATGATAAAGACGGCAAAAAGACGCCCGATCTTTCGGCCTATAACAGCCGCGACCGCGAATCGATAAAGTACAATGTGCCGGGCGCTATATTTAAGGTTTACCTTGATAATACACACCCTTTGGGTTATGGTTACCCTCCTTTTTACTATACTTTAAAATTAGGGGATGATATTTACGATTATTTGGATAACAGCGGCGTAAATGTGGGTGTGCTTAAAAAGGATAGTTATGTATCAGGCTTTGCTGGTCAAAAAGCCAAAGAAAAATTAAGTAACGGTTTATTGTTCGGCGTACAATCAATGGGCCGTGGATCTATAGTTTACCTGACCGATGATCCTCTGTTCCGCAGTTTTTGGGAAAACGGTAAGCTGTTGTTTAGTAACGCTGTATTTATGGTAAATTAA
- a CDS encoding PspC domain-containing protein yields MNKTIIININGTVFHIEEQAYELLKEYMTDVKRHFFNSADSLEITTDIENRIAEMFTEILARENRQALVDQDVQAVIEQMGSVKDFETLDETGTAGFSEPVFETPVGTRRLFRDQDDHLIGGVCAGIANYFDIQPVWVRLFFAVAFVFAGTGFLVYVILWLIVPKAVTRADRMAMKGEPLDLQGFKRNFEAELSAVGGRLHDVKQEARPLAYKTRDFVSDFFHHLGKFLGGAGSVLVKVLGIGIILSCIAGIIAIIVLLIGTMFFGNTNFSVPDMFFSYEYINQVRVAFALLTIIPLTALIVVISTAVFNTVSLNRSAGYTLLIIWVSSLFVLLYHGARAAAEFKESAGFTQTINIKPNAKQIYYLELNDAMFLTAEDSARLDIKNKFKNLTLTDEGDDDFEPRNVRIDIEKGDVPYPVLIEEFTARGKNFEDALDHARNTRYVFVQQDSILKFDSKLRRLKNNQWYNEEVKLTLRIPLNATIMVSNKMNEFISNYMDVDACFPGQRNHSRTEPAPFIMTEEGLKCKLDSAITAVKQDAPVKDTTIAQMDTTVKVSTDTVYIDSTVAPAPVRKKTVVIRRLHKKQ; encoded by the coding sequence ATGAACAAAACAATCATTATCAATATAAACGGCACTGTATTTCACATAGAGGAGCAGGCTTACGAGCTACTTAAGGAGTACATGACCGACGTAAAACGTCATTTTTTCAACTCGGCCGACAGTTTGGAGATTACAACCGACATCGAAAACCGCATTGCCGAAATGTTTACTGAAATCCTTGCTCGGGAAAATCGCCAGGCACTGGTTGATCAGGATGTACAAGCAGTTATAGAGCAGATGGGGTCGGTAAAGGATTTTGAAACCCTTGATGAAACAGGTACTGCAGGCTTTAGTGAGCCCGTTTTCGAAACGCCTGTTGGTACCCGCCGTTTGTTTCGCGATCAGGATGACCATTTAATAGGCGGCGTTTGCGCTGGTATTGCTAACTACTTTGATATACAGCCAGTTTGGGTAAGGTTATTCTTTGCCGTAGCTTTCGTATTTGCCGGCACCGGTTTCCTTGTGTATGTTATATTATGGCTAATCGTTCCGAAGGCAGTTACCCGTGCCGACAGGATGGCCATGAAAGGTGAACCTTTAGATTTACAAGGCTTTAAACGAAACTTTGAAGCTGAATTGAGTGCAGTTGGGGGCCGTTTACATGATGTAAAGCAGGAAGCCCGCCCCTTAGCTTATAAAACCCGCGATTTTGTGAGCGATTTTTTCCATCACCTTGGCAAGTTTTTAGGAGGTGCTGGCAGTGTGCTGGTAAAGGTGCTGGGTATCGGCATCATCTTGTCATGTATTGCCGGTATTATAGCCATTATAGTATTATTAATAGGCACCATGTTTTTTGGGAACACCAATTTCTCCGTACCCGACATGTTTTTTAGCTACGAGTACATCAACCAGGTGAGAGTTGCCTTTGCCTTGTTAACTATTATACCGCTTACAGCGCTTATTGTAGTTATTTCAACTGCTGTGTTTAATACCGTATCGTTAAACAGGTCTGCTGGTTATACCTTGCTTATTATATGGGTAAGCTCCTTGTTTGTGTTGCTTTACCATGGTGCACGTGCGGCCGCAGAGTTCAAAGAATCAGCCGGGTTTACGCAAACTATAAATATAAAGCCTAATGCTAAACAGATATACTACCTGGAACTGAACGATGCCATGTTTTTAACCGCAGAAGACAGCGCCCGTTTAGACATCAAAAACAAGTTTAAAAACCTAACGCTGACCGATGAGGGCGATGATGACTTTGAGCCGCGTAACGTTAGGATTGACATCGAAAAAGGTGATGTACCTTACCCTGTATTAATTGAAGAATTTACCGCCCGGGGCAAAAATTTTGAGGATGCACTGGATCATGCCCGCAACACCCGCTATGTTTTTGTTCAGCAGGATTCTATCTTAAAATTTGATTCAAAACTTCGCAGATTGAAGAACAATCAGTGGTACAATGAAGAAGTAAAACTTACTTTACGCATTCCGCTTAACGCAACCATAATGGTAAGCAATAAGATGAATGAATTTATCTCCAACTATATGGATGTTGATGCTTGCTTTCCGGGTCAACGAAACCATTCCCGCACTGAACCCGCACCATTCATCATGACCGAGGAAGGTTTAAAGTGTAAGTTAGACAGCGCAATAACAGCTGTAAAACAAGACGCTCCTGTTAAAGATACAACCATAGCTCAAATGGATACCACAGTTAAGGTATCAACAGATACGGTTTATATAGATAGCACTGTGGCTCCGGCACCAGTGCGCAAAAAAACGGTGGTAATACGCCGCTTACACAAAAAGCAATAA
- a CDS encoding PadR family transcriptional regulator, producing the protein MLVENTQTQMRKGILEYCILSIIARGEIYASDIIAELKKAQLLVVEGTLYPLLTRLKNNGLLSYNWVESTSGPPRKYYVLSDEGRHVLQQLDKTWQELAFAVQSSIEGRK; encoded by the coding sequence ATGCTTGTAGAAAACACCCAAACCCAAATGCGAAAAGGCATACTCGAGTACTGCATACTGAGTATAATTGCCAGAGGCGAAATATACGCGTCGGATATAATTGCCGAATTGAAAAAAGCGCAACTTCTTGTAGTTGAGGGAACTCTATACCCTTTGCTTACCCGATTAAAAAACAACGGCCTGCTCAGTTACAACTGGGTCGAATCTACTTCGGGGCCTCCACGAAAATATTATGTACTGTCTGACGAGGGCCGCCACGTGCTCCAACAGCTAGACAAAACCTGGCAGGAACTGGCATTTGCCGTGCAATCCTCTATCGAAGGAAGAAAATAA